The DNA region CCTGATACTTCACTTTCAATCTCATTAAAGAGTTTCATGGCTTCAATAATACATACCACTTTTCCTGAAGCAATCTCATCACCTACGTTTGCAAATGCTGGTTTTTCCGGGCTTGCAGAGCGGTAGAAAGTACCAATCATTGGCGATTTGATGGTGATGTATTTTGAGGTATCTTCAACAGGTGCAGCTTTTGGTTCTGTTGGGGCAATAGGTTGTGGTGCAGCAGCAGCTGGCACAACAGCAGGTGCAATCTGGGCAGGTACAGTTGCCTGAACAATTGTCGGAGCCTGATTGGTTTTAATTGTAATTTTGAAGTTTTCCTGCTCAATTGCAACTTCATTTACGCCCGAACGAGAAACAAATTTAATAAGTTCCTGAATTTGTTTAATATCCATTTTTTAGGTGTTATAGTAGAAAAAATAGTACGTCTTAAGAACTATCTAAGTTAATATTATTTATTTTATAAAGTTAATAAGCCCATTTTAAATAAACGGAACCCCAGGTAAAGCCTCCTCCAAATGCGGCCAATATTACATTGTCTCCTTTTTTCAGTTGATTTTCCCACTCCCATAAACACAATGGAATAGTTCCGTTTGTGGTATTGCCATAACGTTGAATGTTGATCATCACTTTCTCTGAGCCTACACCCATTCTGGAAGCCGTAGCATCAATAATACGTTTGTTGGCCTGATGTGGAACCAGCCAGGTTACTGCTTCTGAAGTCAGACTATTGCGTTCCATGATTTCGGCTGCTACATCGGCCATATTGGTAACTGCAAATTTAAACACGGCCTGACCTTCCTGGTAAACCACATGCTCGTTATTGTCTATGGTTTCATGAGTTGCGGGTCTGGCAGAACCACCAGCTTTCTGGTGTAAAAACTGTTTCCCTGAACCGTCAGTCCTCAGAATAGAATCCATCACGCCAAGCCCTTCTTCGTTGGGTTCAAGGAGCACAGCTCCACAGCCATCACCAAAAATGATGCAGGTAGTACGATCCTGGTAATTGATGATGGACGACATTTTATCACCACCTACAACCAGAACTTTTTTGTGCTTGCCAGATTCAATGAATTGAGAGGCAGTCGATAATCCGAAAATAAATCCTGAACAGGCAGCCTGAAGATCATAACCCCAGGCGTTTTTTGCGCCGATTTTATCGGCTAGTATATTGGCTGATGCCGGAAAAGGCATATCAGGAGTAGTGGTACAAAAGATGATCAGTTCAATTTCTTCAGCGCTGATACCGCGTTTTTTAAGCAAGCCATTTACAGCATGTACCGCCATATCCGAGGTGCCCAATCCTTCGCCTTTTAATATTCTTCGCTCTTTGATGCCTGTTCTGGATGTAATCCATTCATCGGTAGTGTCTACAATCGATTCAAGCTCTTTGTTGGTCA from Pedobacter africanus includes:
- a CDS encoding beta-ketoacyl-ACP synthase III, producing the protein MNKIHAAITAVHGYVPDYVLTNKELESIVDTTDEWITSRTGIKERRILKGEGLGTSDMAVHAVNGLLKKRGISAEEIELIIFCTTTPDMPFPASANILADKIGAKNAWGYDLQAACSGFIFGLSTASQFIESGKHKKVLVVGGDKMSSIINYQDRTTCIIFGDGCGAVLLEPNEEGLGVMDSILRTDGSGKQFLHQKAGGSARPATHETIDNNEHVVYQEGQAVFKFAVTNMADVAAEIMERNSLTSEAVTWLVPHQANKRIIDATASRMGVGSEKVMINIQRYGNTTNGTIPLCLWEWENQLKKGDNVILAAFGGGFTWGSVYLKWAY
- the accB gene encoding acetyl-CoA carboxylase biotin carboxyl carrier protein is translated as MDIKQIQELIKFVSRSGVNEVAIEQENFKITIKTNQAPTIVQATVPAQIAPAVVPAAAAPQPIAPTEPKAAPVEDTSKYITIKSPMIGTFYRSASPEKPAFANVGDEIASGKVVCIIEAMKLFNEIESEVSGRIVKVLVENASPVEYDQPLFLVEPI